In one Pseudomonas marginalis genomic region, the following are encoded:
- the waaF gene encoding lipopolysaccharide heptosyltransferase II, protein MNILIVGPSWVGDMVMAQTLFQSLRMRYPDCQIDVLAPEWSRPILERMPEVRKALSFPLGHGALELATRRRIGKSLAGQYDQAILLPNSLKSALVPYFAGIPKRTGWRGEFRYVLLNDVRTLDKARYPLMIERFMALAYAPGVELPKPYPRPSLQIDPVTRDAALAKFGLVLDRPVLALCPGAEFGESKRWPSDHYAKVAEMKIREGWQVWLFGSKNDHSVGEDIRQRLIPGLREEAVNLSGDTSLAEAIDLLSCADAVVSNDSGLMHVAAALNRPLVAVYGSTSPGFTPPLADQVEVVRLGLECSPCFDRTCRFGHYNCLRQLLPQPVTDALQRLQGDVVEVH, encoded by the coding sequence ATGAATATTCTGATCGTTGGGCCCAGTTGGGTCGGTGACATGGTGATGGCGCAGACTCTGTTCCAGAGCCTGCGTATGCGCTACCCGGACTGCCAGATCGACGTGCTTGCCCCCGAGTGGAGCCGGCCGATCCTCGAGCGCATGCCCGAAGTGCGCAAGGCCTTGAGCTTTCCGCTCGGCCACGGTGCCCTGGAACTGGCGACCCGCCGCCGCATCGGCAAATCCCTGGCGGGCCAGTACGACCAGGCGATCCTGCTGCCCAACTCGCTGAAGTCGGCGCTGGTGCCGTATTTTGCCGGTATCCCCAAGCGCACCGGCTGGCGCGGCGAGTTTCGTTATGTGCTGCTTAATGATGTACGCACGCTGGACAAGGCGCGTTACCCGCTGATGATCGAACGCTTCATGGCCCTGGCCTATGCGCCGGGCGTCGAGTTGCCCAAGCCGTACCCGCGGCCCAGCCTGCAGATCGACCCGGTCACCCGCGATGCGGCACTCGCCAAGTTCGGCCTGGTCCTGGATCGTCCGGTGTTGGCCCTGTGCCCCGGTGCGGAGTTTGGCGAGTCCAAGCGCTGGCCGTCGGACCACTACGCCAAAGTCGCCGAGATGAAGATTCGCGAAGGCTGGCAGGTGTGGTTGTTCGGTTCGAAAAACGATCACTCGGTGGGTGAAGACATTCGCCAGCGCCTGATCCCGGGCCTGCGCGAAGAGGCCGTCAACCTCAGTGGCGACACGTCCCTGGCCGAGGCCATCGACTTGCTCTCCTGTGCGGACGCCGTGGTGTCCAACGACTCCGGCCTGATGCATGTGGCCGCTGCGCTGAACCGCCCGTTGGTGGCGGTGTACGGCTCCACCTCGCCGGGCTTTACCCCGCCGCTGGCCGACCAGGTCGAAGTGGTGCGCCTGGGGCTGGAGTGCAGCCCGTGCTTTGATCGCACCTGCCGCTTCGGCCATTACAACTGCCTGCGCCAATTGCTGCCGCAGCCGGTAACCGATGCCTTGCAGCGATTGCAGGGCGACGTGGTCGAGGTTCACTGA
- the aceE gene encoding pyruvate dehydrogenase (acetyl-transferring), homodimeric type: protein MQDLDPVETQEWLDALESVLDKEGEDRAHYLMTRMGELATRSGSQLPYAITTPYRNTIPVTHEARMPGDLFMERRIRSLVRWNAMAMVMRTNLKDSDLGGHISSFASSATLYDIGFNYFFQAPTEEHGGDLIYFQGHTSPGVYARAFMEGRISEEQMNNFRQEVDGQGLSSYPHPWLMPDFWQFPTVSMGLGPIQAIYQARFMKYLEARGFIPEGKQKVWCFLGDGECDEPESLGAISLAGREKLDNLIFVINCNLQRLDGPVRGNGKIIQELEGVFRGAQWNVTKVIWGRFWDPLLAKDVDGILQRRMDEVIDGEYQNYKAKDGAFVREHFFNTPELKAMVADLSDDEIWKLNRGGHDPYKVYAAYHEAVNHKEQPTVILAKTIKGYGTGAGEAKNTAHNTKKVDVESLKLFRDRFDIPVKDEELENLPFFKPEPNSAEARYLSERRTALGGFVPQRRAKSFNIPTPPLDTLKAILDGSGDREISTTMAFVRILAQLVKDKEIGSRIVPIIPDEARTFGMEGMFRQLGIYSSVGQLYEPVDKDQVMFYKEDKKGQILEEGINEAGAMSSFIAAGTSYSSHNQPMLPFYIFYSMFGFQRIGDLAWAAGDSRTRGFLIGGTAGRTTLNGEGLQHEDGHSHILAATIPNCRTFDPTYGYELAVIIQDGMKKMTEEQQDVFYYITVMNESYQQPAMPAGVEEGIIKGMYLLEEDTKEAAHHVQLMGSGTILREVREAAKILREEFNVGADVWSVTSFNELRRDGLAVERNNRLHPGQKPAQSYVEECLAGRKGPVIASTDYMKLFAEQIRQWVPSKEFKVLGTDGFGRSDSRKKLRHFFEVDRHFVVLAALEALADRGEIEPKVVADAIVKFGINPEKRNPLDC from the coding sequence ATGCAAGACCTCGATCCCGTCGAAACCCAGGAATGGCTGGACGCCCTGGAATCGGTTCTCGACAAAGAAGGCGAAGACCGTGCTCACTACCTGATGACCCGTATGGGCGAACTCGCGACCCGCAGCGGCTCGCAACTGCCCTACGCCATCACCACGCCATACCGCAACACCATCCCCGTCACCCACGAAGCACGCATGCCTGGCGACCTGTTCATGGAACGCCGCATTCGCTCGCTGGTACGTTGGAACGCCATGGCGATGGTAATGCGCACGAACTTGAAAGATTCTGACCTGGGCGGTCACATCTCCAGCTTCGCTTCCAGCGCAACCCTGTATGACATCGGCTTCAACTACTTCTTCCAGGCCCCGACCGAAGAACACGGCGGCGACCTGATCTACTTCCAGGGCCACACCTCGCCAGGCGTCTACGCCCGTGCGTTTATGGAAGGTCGCATCAGCGAAGAGCAAATGAACAACTTCCGCCAGGAAGTCGACGGCCAGGGCCTGTCGTCCTACCCGCACCCTTGGCTGATGCCTGATTTCTGGCAGTTCCCGACGGTATCCATGGGCCTGGGCCCGATCCAGGCGATCTACCAGGCACGCTTCATGAAGTACCTGGAAGCCCGTGGCTTCATCCCGGAAGGCAAGCAGAAAGTCTGGTGCTTCCTGGGCGACGGCGAGTGCGACGAGCCGGAATCCCTGGGTGCCATCTCCCTGGCCGGCCGCGAGAAGCTGGACAACCTGATCTTCGTCATCAACTGCAACCTGCAGCGCCTCGACGGCCCGGTTCGCGGCAACGGCAAGATCATCCAGGAACTCGAAGGCGTGTTCCGCGGTGCCCAGTGGAACGTGACCAAGGTCATCTGGGGCCGTTTCTGGGACCCACTGCTGGCCAAGGACGTCGACGGTATCCTGCAACGTCGCATGGACGAAGTCATCGACGGCGAGTACCAGAACTACAAGGCCAAAGACGGCGCGTTCGTACGTGAACATTTCTTCAACACGCCTGAACTCAAGGCGATGGTTGCCGACCTGTCCGACGACGAGATCTGGAAACTCAACCGTGGCGGCCACGACCCGTACAAGGTCTATGCGGCGTACCACGAAGCGGTCAACCACAAAGAACAACCGACCGTCATCCTGGCCAAGACCATCAAGGGTTATGGCACCGGTGCCGGCGAAGCGAAAAACACTGCGCACAACACCAAGAAGGTTGATGTTGAAAGCCTGAAGCTGTTCCGCGACCGCTTCGACATCCCGGTCAAGGACGAAGAGCTGGAGAACCTGCCGTTCTTCAAGCCGGAGCCGAACAGCGCCGAAGCCCGCTACCTGAGCGAGCGTCGTACCGCACTGGGCGGTTTCGTGCCACAGCGCCGCGCCAAGAGCTTCAACATCCCTACACCTCCGCTGGATACCCTCAAGGCAATCCTGGACGGCTCGGGCGACCGTGAAATCTCCACCACCATGGCCTTCGTGCGGATCCTCGCGCAGCTGGTCAAGGACAAGGAAATCGGCTCGCGTATCGTCCCGATCATCCCGGACGAAGCCCGTACCTTCGGTATGGAAGGCATGTTCCGCCAGTTGGGCATCTACTCCTCCGTCGGCCAGCTCTACGAGCCAGTCGATAAAGACCAGGTGATGTTCTACAAGGAAGACAAGAAGGGCCAGATCCTCGAAGAAGGCATCAACGAAGCGGGCGCCATGAGCTCCTTCATCGCTGCCGGCACTTCGTACTCCAGCCACAACCAGCCGATGCTGCCGTTCTACATCTTCTACTCGATGTTCGGCTTCCAGCGTATCGGCGACCTGGCTTGGGCAGCGGGCGACAGCCGTACCCGTGGTTTCCTGATCGGCGGTACCGCCGGCCGTACCACACTGAACGGCGAAGGCCTGCAACACGAAGACGGTCACAGCCACATCCTGGCTGCCACCATCCCGAACTGCCGCACCTTTGATCCAACCTACGGCTATGAGCTGGCGGTGATCATCCAGGACGGCATGAAGAAGATGACCGAAGAGCAGCAGGACGTTTTCTACTACATCACCGTGATGAACGAGTCCTACCAGCAGCCAGCCATGCCGGCCGGCGTGGAAGAAGGCATCATCAAGGGCATGTACCTGCTCGAAGAAGACACCAAGGAAGCGGCGCACCACGTGCAGCTGATGGGCTCCGGCACCATCCTGCGTGAAGTCCGTGAAGCGGCGAAGATCCTGCGTGAAGAGTTCAACGTCGGCGCCGACGTCTGGAGCGTTACCAGCTTCAACGAACTGCGTCGCGACGGCCTGGCCGTAGAGCGCAACAACCGCCTGCACCCGGGCCAGAAGCCTGCGCAGAGCTATGTCGAAGAGTGCCTGGCCGGCCGTAAAGGTCCAGTCATTGCCTCTACCGACTACATGAAACTGTTTGCTGAACAAATTCGCCAGTGGGTCCCGTCCAAGGAATTCAAAGTCCTGGGCACCGACGGTTTCGGTCGCAGTGACAGCCGCAAGAAGCTGCGTCACTTCTTCGAAGTCGACCGTCACTTCGTGGTGTTGGCAGCCCTGGAAGCCTTGGCTGACCGCGGTGAGATCGAACCCAAGGTGGTAGCTGACGCTATCGTCAAGTTCGGGATCAACCCGGAAAAACGCAACCCACTGGACTGCTGA
- the waaC gene encoding lipopolysaccharide heptosyltransferase I: MRVLVIKTSSLGDVIHALPALTDAARAIPGIRFDWVVEEGFAEIPTWHPAVDKVIPVAIRRWRKNLWQTFKSGEWRRFKQQVQSTKYDLVIDAQGLFKSAWLTRYVRAPVAGFDKHSAREPIAARFYSRRLAVARGQHAVERLRQLFAVALGYDLPKGLGDYGLSTEKLLGLPPKKPFVLLLHGTTWDTKHWPEAYWRELAERMGRLGVDVKLPWGNAAEKARAERLAQGLNNAEVLPKLNLAGVARVLAGARACVAVDTGLGHLAAALDVPTISLFGPTNPGLTGAYGKGQIHLASDFACAPCLQKQCTYQPTADDLRRFDIKRESPLCFTRLNPERVATRLSTLLLAEELH, from the coding sequence TTGCGGGTACTGGTAATCAAGACATCATCCCTGGGCGACGTGATCCATGCCTTGCCGGCACTGACTGACGCGGCACGGGCGATCCCCGGCATTCGCTTCGACTGGGTGGTGGAAGAAGGCTTTGCTGAAATCCCCACCTGGCACCCGGCGGTGGACAAGGTGATCCCGGTGGCGATCCGCCGCTGGCGCAAGAACCTCTGGCAAACCTTCAAGAGCGGCGAGTGGCGGCGCTTCAAGCAGCAAGTCCAGTCGACCAAATACGACCTCGTGATCGATGCCCAGGGCCTGTTCAAAAGCGCCTGGCTGACCCGCTACGTGCGGGCTCCGGTGGCCGGATTCGACAAACACTCGGCCCGTGAGCCGATTGCGGCGCGCTTCTACTCGCGGCGCCTGGCCGTGGCCCGTGGGCAGCATGCGGTGGAGCGTTTGCGCCAACTGTTCGCCGTGGCCCTCGGCTATGACTTGCCCAAAGGCCTGGGCGACTACGGCCTCAGCACCGAAAAACTGCTCGGCCTGCCGCCGAAAAAGCCCTTCGTCCTGCTGCTGCACGGTACTACCTGGGACACCAAGCATTGGCCCGAGGCCTACTGGCGCGAGTTGGCTGAACGCATGGGCCGTCTGGGCGTGGACGTGAAGTTGCCCTGGGGCAACGCCGCCGAAAAGGCCCGTGCGGAGCGCCTGGCCCAAGGCCTGAACAACGCCGAAGTGCTGCCCAAGCTGAACCTGGCCGGCGTGGCCCGGGTATTGGCCGGCGCCCGCGCCTGTGTGGCGGTGGACACCGGGCTGGGGCATTTGGCGGCGGCGCTGGATGTGCCGACCATTTCCCTGTTCGGCCCCACCAACCCCGGCCTGACCGGCGCCTACGGCAAGGGCCAGATTCACCTGGCCAGCGACTTTGCCTGTGCGCCGTGCCTGCAAAAACAATGTACCTATCAACCGACGGCCGACGACCTGCGTCGGTTCGACATCAAGCGCGAGTCGCCCCTGTGTTTCACGCGCTTGAACCCTGAGCGTGTGGCAACCCGGCTGAGCACGTTGTTACTGGCTGAGGAGCTGCACTGA
- a CDS encoding lipopolysaccharide kinase InaA family protein — protein MAGWNLEPAYAALADDFGSLEAVFALQGERLTRDPLSEVIRVERGGVNYYVKRYTGAGKGLRRYLGKPRVKSEWQNLKRFAKWGIPTADVVAWGLERSGLAYDRGAMITRELPRTEDLSVLAERKDARLRDPKWVSAVSRQLAEYTRTMHDHRFTHNDLKWRNLLIDDQATLYLIDCPNGDFWRGFWLKYRITKDLACLDKVAKYHLSATQRLRFYMQYRGCRHLSESDKRRIRHVVKFFEGRE, from the coding sequence ATGGCGGGTTGGAACCTGGAGCCTGCCTACGCCGCCCTGGCGGATGATTTTGGAAGCCTCGAAGCGGTGTTTGCCCTGCAAGGCGAGCGGCTGACCCGCGACCCGCTGTCGGAAGTGATCCGGGTGGAGCGTGGTGGGGTCAACTACTACGTCAAACGCTACACCGGCGCCGGCAAGGGCCTGCGGCGCTACCTGGGCAAGCCGCGGGTCAAGTCCGAATGGCAGAACCTCAAGCGCTTCGCCAAGTGGGGCATTCCCACCGCCGATGTGGTCGCCTGGGGCCTGGAGCGCAGCGGCCTGGCCTATGATCGTGGCGCAATGATCACCCGCGAGTTGCCGAGGACCGAAGACCTCTCGGTCCTGGCCGAACGTAAGGATGCGCGCCTGCGCGACCCCAAGTGGGTCAGCGCGGTCAGTCGCCAGCTCGCCGAATACACGCGCACCATGCACGATCATCGCTTTACCCATAACGACTTGAAGTGGCGCAACCTGCTGATCGACGACCAGGCCACCCTGTACCTGATCGATTGCCCCAACGGTGATTTCTGGCGCGGTTTCTGGCTCAAGTACCGCATCACCAAGGACCTGGCCTGCCTGGACAAGGTGGCCAAGTATCACTTGTCGGCCACTCAGCGCCTGCGCTTCTACATGCAGTACCGTGGGTGTCGGCACCTGAGTGAGTCGGACAAACGGCGGATTCGCCACGTAGTGAAGTTTTTCGAGGGACGTGAATGA
- the glnE gene encoding bifunctional [glutamate--ammonia ligase]-adenylyl-L-tyrosine phosphorylase/[glutamate--ammonia-ligase] adenylyltransferase — protein sequence MSLPTLAELPAILLPKAQRAEQSFRDAVAALDDDHGLSSWTPQRWADFARVCAASDFVIEQSVRDPLMLLELAAWGELDRGFAPGELCGQIAGAVQQAETEDELGRVLRRQRTRQQVRIIWRDLTRQADLVQTCRDLSDMADASIDQAYQWLYQRHCVQFGTPTGRRSGEPQHMVILGMGKLGAVELNLSSDIDLIFAYPEGGETVGVKRSLDNQEFFIRLGQKLIKALDPMTVDGFVFRVDMRLRPYGSAGALVLSFNALEQYYQDQGRDWERYAMIKARVVAGDQMAGAQLLDMLRPFVYRRYLDFSAIEALRTMKQLIQQEVRRKGMADNIKLGSGGIREVEFIAQAFQLIHGGRDLSLQQRPLLKVLGTLEGQGYLPPAVIAELRNGYEFLRYTEHAIQAIADRQTQMLPDSPEDQARIAFMLGFADWAAFHERLMHWRGRVDWHFRQVIADPDEEEGAESELVVGGEWLPLWEESQDEEAACRQLAEGGFTDATKALKALASLRNSPQLRAMQRLGRERLDAFIPRLLAQAVEHANPDLVLERVLPLVEAVARRSAYLVLLTENPDALRRLLTLCAASPWIAEQITRFPLLLDELLNEGRLFKPPLAPELAAELRERLTRIPEDDLEQQMEALRHFKLAHRLRVAASEIAGSLPLMKVSDYLTWLAEAILEQVLALAWRQTVARHGSPQRLDGTLCDPGFIIVGYGKVGGIELGHGSDLDLVFIHDGDPQAETDGAKPIDGAQFFTRLGQRIIHLLTTQTNSGQLYEVDMRLRPSGASGLLVSSLGAFDRYQQNEAWTWEHQALIRARVLVGSQDVGQAFERVRAKVLGRERDLAKLRQEVSEMRAKMRDNLGTKATAAGTGANAFDATVLFDLKQDAGGIVDIEFMVQYAALAWSAQHPSLLRYTDNIRILEGLEQVGLMPAADAHLLREVYKAYRSAAHRQALQNEAGTVPGDQFADERRQVMRIWQALGLG from the coding sequence ATGAGCCTTCCAACGCTGGCCGAACTGCCGGCCATTCTGTTGCCAAAGGCCCAGCGGGCCGAGCAGTCATTTCGTGACGCCGTGGCCGCGCTGGACGACGATCATGGCCTTTCTTCGTGGACGCCGCAACGGTGGGCCGACTTCGCCCGGGTGTGCGCCGCCAGTGATTTCGTCATTGAACAGAGTGTTCGTGACCCTTTGATGTTGCTCGAGCTGGCGGCCTGGGGCGAGCTGGACCGCGGCTTTGCGCCGGGCGAGCTGTGCGGGCAGATTGCCGGTGCCGTGCAACAGGCCGAAACAGAAGATGAGCTGGGCCGCGTACTGCGTCGTCAGCGTACGCGCCAGCAAGTGCGCATCATCTGGCGCGACCTGACCCGTCAGGCCGACCTGGTGCAAACCTGTCGTGACCTCTCCGACATGGCCGACGCCAGCATCGACCAGGCCTACCAATGGCTGTACCAGCGCCACTGCGTGCAGTTCGGCACACCGACCGGGCGGCGCAGCGGCGAGCCGCAGCATATGGTCATCCTCGGCATGGGCAAGCTCGGTGCGGTGGAGCTGAACCTGTCGTCGGATATAGACCTGATCTTCGCCTACCCCGAGGGCGGCGAAACCGTGGGCGTGAAGCGCTCCCTGGATAACCAGGAGTTCTTTATTCGTCTTGGTCAAAAATTGATCAAGGCCCTCGACCCGATGACCGTCGACGGCTTTGTGTTCCGTGTCGACATGCGCCTGCGTCCCTACGGTTCGGCCGGCGCCCTGGTGCTCAGCTTCAACGCGCTGGAGCAGTACTACCAGGACCAGGGTCGCGACTGGGAACGCTATGCCATGATCAAGGCGCGCGTGGTCGCCGGTGACCAAATGGCCGGTGCGCAGCTGCTCGATATGCTGCGGCCGTTCGTGTACCGCCGTTACCTGGACTTTTCCGCCATCGAGGCGCTGCGCACCATGAAGCAGCTGATCCAGCAGGAAGTCCGACGCAAAGGCATGGCCGACAATATCAAGCTGGGCTCGGGCGGCATCCGCGAAGTGGAATTTATCGCCCAGGCGTTCCAGCTGATCCATGGCGGCCGCGACCTCAGCCTGCAGCAGCGGCCGCTGCTCAAGGTGCTCGGCACCCTGGAAGGCCAGGGCTACCTGCCGCCGGCGGTGATCGCCGAGTTGCGTAATGGCTATGAATTCCTGCGTTACACCGAACATGCGATCCAGGCGATTGCCGACCGCCAGACCCAAATGCTTCCGGACAGCCCTGAAGACCAGGCGCGCATTGCCTTTATGCTCGGGTTTGCCGACTGGGCGGCCTTTCATGAGCGCCTGATGCATTGGCGTGGCCGTGTGGACTGGCACTTCCGCCAGGTGATTGCGGATCCTGATGAAGAAGAAGGGGCGGAAAGCGAGTTGGTCGTGGGCGGAGAATGGCTGCCGCTGTGGGAAGAGTCCCAGGATGAAGAGGCCGCCTGCCGTCAATTGGCTGAAGGCGGCTTCACCGACGCCACCAAGGCCCTTAAAGCCTTGGCCAGCCTGCGCAACAGCCCGCAACTGCGGGCCATGCAGCGCCTGGGGCGTGAACGCCTGGATGCCTTTATCCCGCGCTTGCTGGCCCAGGCCGTCGAGCACGCCAACCCGGACCTGGTGCTGGAGCGTGTACTGCCGCTGGTGGAGGCCGTCGCCCGGCGTTCCGCCTATCTGGTGCTGCTGACGGAAAATCCCGACGCCCTGCGCCGCCTGCTGACCCTGTGCGCCGCCAGCCCGTGGATCGCCGAGCAGATCACGCGCTTCCCGCTGCTGCTGGATGAGTTGCTCAACGAAGGCCGTCTGTTCAAGCCACCGCTGGCGCCGGAACTTGCCGCCGAGTTGCGCGAGCGCCTTACGCGCATCCCCGAGGATGACCTGGAGCAGCAGATGGAAGCCCTGCGGCACTTCAAGCTGGCCCACCGCCTGCGCGTGGCCGCTTCGGAAATCGCCGGCAGCCTGCCGTTGATGAAAGTCAGCGACTACCTGACCTGGCTCGCCGAAGCCATCCTCGAACAAGTGCTGGCCCTGGCCTGGCGCCAGACGGTGGCCCGCCACGGCTCGCCGCAGCGTTTGGACGGCACCTTGTGCGATCCTGGGTTCATCATTGTCGGTTATGGGAAAGTCGGCGGCATCGAACTGGGGCATGGTTCGGACCTGGACCTGGTGTTTATCCACGATGGCGACCCGCAGGCCGAGACCGACGGCGCCAAGCCGATCGACGGCGCGCAGTTCTTCACGCGCCTGGGCCAGCGGATCATTCATCTACTGACCACCCAGACCAACTCCGGCCAGTTGTATGAAGTGGACATGCGCCTGCGCCCATCCGGCGCATCCGGGTTGCTGGTCAGTTCCCTCGGGGCGTTTGACCGCTATCAACAAAATGAAGCATGGACCTGGGAACATCAGGCCCTGATCCGCGCGCGGGTGCTGGTGGGCAGCCAGGATGTGGGCCAGGCATTCGAGCGGGTACGGGCTAAGGTGCTGGGGCGTGAGCGCGACTTGGCGAAGTTGCGCCAGGAGGTCAGCGAGATGCGCGCCAAGATGCGTGACAACCTGGGTACCAAGGCCACGGCGGCCGGCACCGGCGCCAATGCCTTCGACGCCACGGTGCTGTTCGACCTCAAGCAGGACGCCGGAGGTATCGTCGATATTGAATTTATGGTGCAATACGCGGCTTTGGCGTGGTCTGCGCAACATCCATCGTTGCTGCGCTATACCGACAATATCCGCATTCTGGAAGGCCTGGAGCAGGTGGGTTTGATGCCCGCCGCCGATGCCCATCTGCTGCGCGAGGTGTATAAGGCCTACCGTTCCGCCGCGCATCGCCAGGCCTTGCAGAACGAGGCCGGTACGGTACCCGGTGATCAGTTCGCTGACGAACGGCGCCAGGTGATGCGAATCTGGCAGGCGCTGGGGTTGGGTTGA
- the rfaP gene encoding lipopolysaccharide core heptose(I) kinase RfaP, whose product MKLILAEPFKTLWAGRDAFAEVEKLQGQVFRELAARRTLRTEVDGRPYFVKIHRGIGWAEIFKNLITAKLPVLGAGLEWDAIHRLQAIGVPTMTGVAFGEKGSNPADQHSFIITEELAPTISLEDLTVNWVAEPPTPALRHALTAELARMVGDMHRGGVNHRDCYLCHFLLDTSKPIDPRNIKLSVIDLHRAQMRAHLPLRWRDKDLSALYYSALDIGLTRRDKLRFLKGYFRQPLRQVLAEQSASLGLMQRKADKLYARKLRYGDAI is encoded by the coding sequence ATGAAGTTGATTCTTGCCGAACCGTTCAAGACGTTATGGGCCGGGCGTGATGCCTTCGCCGAAGTCGAGAAACTGCAAGGCCAGGTATTCCGTGAACTGGCGGCGCGTCGCACGCTGCGCACCGAGGTGGATGGCCGCCCGTATTTCGTCAAAATCCACCGCGGCATCGGCTGGGCGGAAATCTTCAAGAACCTGATCACCGCCAAGCTGCCGGTGCTCGGCGCAGGTCTGGAATGGGATGCCATTCACCGCTTGCAGGCGATCGGCGTACCGACCATGACCGGCGTGGCCTTCGGCGAAAAGGGCAGCAACCCGGCGGACCAGCACTCGTTCATCATCACCGAAGAGCTGGCGCCGACCATCAGCCTTGAAGACCTGACCGTCAACTGGGTCGCCGAACCGCCCACACCTGCACTGCGCCATGCGCTCACGGCCGAACTGGCGCGCATGGTCGGCGACATGCACCGGGGCGGCGTGAATCACCGCGACTGCTACCTGTGCCACTTCCTGCTGGACACGTCCAAGCCGATCGACCCACGCAACATCAAGCTCTCGGTGATCGACCTGCACCGGGCGCAAATGCGCGCCCATCTGCCGCTGCGCTGGCGCGACAAGGACCTCTCCGCGCTGTATTACTCGGCGTTGGACATCGGCCTGACCCGGCGCGATAAATTGCGTTTCCTCAAGGGCTACTTCCGCCAGCCGTTGCGCCAGGTCCTGGCCGAGCAGTCGGCGTCCCTGGGCCTGATGCAGCGCAAGGCCGACAAGCTCTACGCGCGCAAGCTACGTTATGGGGATGCGATCTGA
- a CDS encoding glycosyltransferase family 4 protein, whose product MQLAFVLYKYFPFGGLQRDFMRIALECQRRGHQIRVYTLIWEGDIPLGFEVLVAPVKAFFNHRRNEKLSAWMEADLAKRPVDRLIGFNKMPGLDVYYAADGCFEDKAQNLRHSLYRSFGRYRHFAEYERAVFAKDAKTEVLMISEVQQPLFIKHYDTPLERFHLLPPGIAQDRRAPPNAAEIREGFRKEFSLGDDDLLLVQIGSGFKTKGVDRSLKALAALPAELKKRTRLFVIGQDDPKVFQLQSATLGLGDNVQFLKGRSDIPRFLLGADLLIHPAYNENTGTVLLEALVAGLPVLVSAVCGYAHYIAEADSGLVLDEPFEQAQLNRYLAQMLTDSAQRAAWGRNGLAFAETADLYSMPQHAADVILAEPKR is encoded by the coding sequence ATGCAACTGGCTTTTGTTCTGTACAAATATTTCCCCTTCGGCGGCCTGCAGCGCGACTTCATGCGCATCGCCCTGGAGTGCCAGCGGCGCGGCCATCAGATTCGTGTCTACACGCTGATCTGGGAGGGCGACATTCCGCTCGGCTTCGAAGTGCTGGTGGCGCCGGTCAAGGCGTTCTTCAACCATCGGCGCAACGAGAAGCTCAGCGCCTGGATGGAGGCCGACCTGGCCAAGCGCCCGGTGGACCGCCTGATCGGCTTCAACAAGATGCCCGGCCTGGACGTGTACTACGCCGCCGACGGCTGCTTCGAAGACAAGGCACAAAACCTGCGCCATTCGCTGTACCGCAGTTTTGGCCGCTATCGCCACTTTGCCGAGTACGAGCGCGCGGTGTTTGCCAAGGACGCCAAGACCGAAGTCTTGATGATTTCCGAAGTGCAGCAGCCGCTGTTCATCAAGCATTACGATACGCCGCTGGAGCGCTTCCACCTGCTGCCACCGGGCATTGCCCAGGACCGCCGCGCGCCGCCGAATGCGGCCGAGATTCGTGAGGGGTTCCGCAAGGAGTTCAGCCTGGGCGATGACGACCTGCTGCTGGTGCAAATCGGTTCCGGCTTCAAGACCAAGGGCGTCGATCGCAGCCTGAAAGCGCTGGCCGCATTGCCGGCTGAGCTGAAAAAACGCACGCGCCTGTTTGTAATCGGCCAGGACGACCCCAAGGTATTCCAACTGCAAAGCGCCACCCTCGGGCTGGGCGATAACGTGCAGTTCCTCAAGGGGCGCAGCGATATTCCGCGCTTCCTGCTGGGCGCCGACCTGTTGATCCACCCGGCGTACAACGAAAACACCGGCACCGTGTTGCTCGAAGCCCTGGTGGCCGGGTTGCCGGTGCTGGTCTCGGCCGTGTGTGGTTATGCCCATTACATCGCCGAAGCCGACAGCGGCCTGGTGCTGGACGAGCCGTTTGAACAGGCTCAGTTGAACCGGTACCTGGCGCAGATGTTGACCGATTCTGCACAGCGCGCGGCCTGGGGCCGCAATGGGTTGGCCTTCGCCGAGACGGCCGACCTCTACAGCATGCCGCAGCACGCTGCGGATGTGATTCTGGCGGAGCCAAAACGATGA